A region from the Posidoniimonas polymericola genome encodes:
- a CDS encoding DEAD/DEAH box helicase: MDFSELGLADAFLQATDLLGYATATPIQAKAIPVVLQGGDLIGCAQTGTGKTAAFTLPTLQRLLESMPPRPPKQTIDGKRQKPRRQPRPLRALVLSPTRELAAQIGASFDKYGKFTPLRQTVIFGGVSQYHQVKALQNGVDTLVATPGRLLDLKDQGHIDLSQVEILIFDEADQMLDMGFLPALKRIVAAVPSKRQTLMFSATMPNEIRELAQQWLTRPDSIEIGAVSKPADKVTQSVHMVDKKKKHHLLAHFLKATRRDRTLVFSRTKHGADKIVKHLEREGLKAAAIHGNKSQNARSRALAQFKGKNPPVLVATDIAARGLDISGVSHVINYDLPETAETYVHRIGRTARAGAEGAAVSFCAGDEHGLLKQIERLVKRSIPVEATVPGFEPTDPISHGTGYKRSGGQGGQGGGGKPRSGQGGRPSGKGYGKSRSYGKSRPNGSTGGGSGAGHSGGESAAGERRSGQKQRRRRRGVGSAAGQRPSRPAAS; encoded by the coding sequence ATGGATTTTTCCGAACTCGGCCTGGCCGACGCGTTCCTCCAAGCGACCGACCTGTTGGGCTACGCCACCGCCACGCCGATCCAGGCCAAGGCGATCCCGGTCGTGCTGCAGGGCGGCGACCTGATCGGCTGCGCCCAGACCGGCACCGGCAAGACTGCCGCGTTTACGCTCCCGACGCTTCAGCGGCTGCTGGAGAGCATGCCGCCGCGTCCCCCCAAGCAAACCATTGACGGCAAGCGGCAGAAGCCGCGCCGCCAGCCCCGCCCCCTGCGTGCATTGGTGCTGTCGCCGACCCGTGAGCTGGCCGCCCAGATCGGCGCCAGCTTCGACAAGTACGGCAAGTTCACCCCGCTGCGTCAGACTGTCATCTTCGGCGGCGTGTCGCAGTACCATCAGGTGAAGGCCCTGCAGAACGGCGTCGACACGCTGGTCGCCACGCCGGGCCGCCTGCTCGACCTCAAGGACCAGGGGCACATCGATCTATCGCAGGTCGAGATCCTGATCTTCGACGAGGCCGACCAGATGCTCGACATGGGCTTCCTGCCCGCGCTCAAGCGGATTGTCGCCGCGGTGCCCAGTAAGCGTCAGACGCTGATGTTCTCGGCGACCATGCCGAACGAGATCCGCGAGCTGGCCCAGCAGTGGCTCACCAGGCCCGACTCGATCGAGATCGGCGCCGTGTCCAAGCCGGCCGACAAAGTTACCCAGTCGGTTCACATGGTTGACAAGAAGAAGAAGCACCACCTGCTGGCCCACTTCCTCAAGGCGACCCGCCGCGACCGCACGCTGGTCTTCAGCCGCACGAAGCACGGGGCCGACAAGATCGTCAAGCACCTGGAACGCGAAGGCCTGAAGGCCGCCGCCATCCACGGCAACAAGAGCCAGAACGCCCGCAGTCGGGCGCTCGCCCAGTTCAAGGGCAAGAACCCGCCGGTGCTGGTCGCGACCGACATCGCCGCCCGGGGCCTGGACATCTCGGGCGTGTCGCACGTGATCAACTACGACCTGCCCGAAACGGCCGAGACCTACGTGCACCGCATCGGACGCACCGCCCGGGCGGGCGCCGAGGGTGCGGCGGTTTCGTTCTGTGCCGGCGACGAGCACGGCCTGCTCAAGCAGATCGAGCGGCTGGTGAAGCGTTCCATCCCGGTTGAGGCCACGGTCCCCGGCTTCGAGCCGACCGACCCCATCAGCCACGGCACCGGCTACAAGCGTTCCGGTGGCCAGGGCGGTCAGGGCGGTGGCGGCAAGCCACGCTCGGGTCAGGGCGGCCGCCCCAGTGGCAAGGGCTACGGCAAGTCACGCAGCTACGGCAAGAGCCGCCCGAACGGCAGCACAGGCGGCGGCAGTGGAGCCGGCCACAGCGGAGGCGAGTCCGCTGCCGGCGAACGTCGCTCCGGCCAGAAGCAGCGTCGCCGCCGTCGCGGCGTTGGCAGCGCCGCCGGCCAGCGGCCCAGCCGCCCCGCCGCGTCGTAG
- a CDS encoding peptidylprolyl isomerase: MARMEAEHDPHTAHDPRVVRSRRLVMAVITTAVIGGAIAVRTLSTNTAEAQAPSRQATPSEPQKPLRAPEPQHDVMAIVNGQDVSRPALAQACVERYGEDVLEALVNKRLIEHHCKNRGVTITNQEIEAEIDRMAKRFKLGREQWLGLLQDERGVKPEEYKRDILWPTIALRKLAAKDLVVADAEIKKAYESRYGAAVQVRLIVVEDQQRAKALQRQLSANPNDFARLAMQESVDVNSASIGGLIQPIRPYIGEPTVERAAFALQPGQVSQVLPVGEQFALLKCESHLPPRKVSMEAIRSELEEGIREEKLRGVASNLFEKLQNAATIKNVYNDPQLSQSMPGVVATVNGESITMLELGKECLARHGEEVLDGHVSRMLLEQELKKLNVTVSNDDLRGEMSHAAQLAGVVGPSGQPDLAKWAKVAPEEQGVSYEVYVRDSVWPSAALKKLTRDKVQVTQEDMEKGFEANFGERVRVRAIVLGEMRRAQEVWEKARGNASMDFFGDLAEEYSIEPTSRALRGEVPPLRKFGGQPQLEQVAFELAEGELSGIVQVGDKFVILKSEGRTEPVEVTPDEVKDTLYPDLYEKKLRIAMAERYEEIRKSARIDNYLAGTSQAPPAQRSAEARRDTNVRQTGAVR; encoded by the coding sequence ATGGCCCGCATGGAAGCCGAACACGACCCCCACACCGCCCACGACCCACGCGTCGTCCGCTCTCGCCGGTTGGTGATGGCGGTTATTACCACCGCGGTGATCGGCGGCGCGATCGCCGTCCGCACGCTCAGCACCAACACGGCCGAGGCCCAGGCGCCGAGCCGTCAGGCGACGCCCAGCGAGCCGCAGAAGCCGCTCCGCGCCCCCGAGCCGCAGCACGACGTCATGGCCATCGTCAACGGCCAGGACGTCAGCCGCCCGGCGCTCGCCCAGGCGTGCGTCGAGCGTTACGGCGAGGACGTGCTCGAGGCGCTCGTCAACAAGCGGCTGATCGAGCACCACTGCAAGAACCGCGGCGTCACGATCACCAACCAGGAGATCGAGGCCGAGATCGACCGCATGGCAAAGCGTTTCAAGCTGGGCCGCGAGCAGTGGCTCGGCCTGCTGCAGGACGAGCGGGGCGTAAAGCCCGAGGAGTACAAACGCGACATCCTGTGGCCGACCATCGCCCTGCGTAAGCTGGCCGCCAAGGACCTGGTGGTCGCCGACGCAGAGATCAAGAAGGCCTACGAGAGCCGCTACGGCGCCGCCGTGCAGGTCCGCCTGATTGTGGTCGAGGACCAGCAGCGGGCCAAGGCCCTGCAGCGTCAGCTGTCGGCCAACCCCAACGACTTCGCCCGCCTGGCGATGCAGGAGAGCGTGGACGTCAACAGCGCGTCGATCGGCGGTTTGATCCAGCCGATCCGGCCGTACATCGGCGAGCCGACAGTCGAGCGGGCGGCGTTCGCGCTGCAGCCCGGCCAGGTGTCGCAGGTGCTGCCGGTCGGCGAGCAGTTCGCGCTCCTGAAGTGCGAGAGCCACCTGCCACCCCGCAAGGTTTCGATGGAAGCGATCAGGTCCGAGCTCGAGGAGGGGATCCGCGAAGAGAAGCTCCGCGGCGTCGCCTCGAACCTGTTCGAGAAGCTGCAGAACGCGGCCACAATCAAGAACGTTTACAACGACCCGCAGCTCAGCCAGTCCATGCCCGGCGTCGTGGCGACCGTCAACGGCGAGTCGATCACGATGCTCGAACTCGGCAAGGAGTGCCTGGCCCGCCACGGCGAGGAGGTGCTCGACGGGCACGTCTCGCGGATGCTGCTGGAGCAGGAGCTCAAGAAGCTGAATGTCACGGTCAGCAACGACGACCTCCGCGGCGAGATGTCGCACGCCGCGCAGCTCGCCGGCGTCGTCGGCCCCAGCGGGCAGCCCGACCTGGCGAAGTGGGCCAAGGTTGCCCCCGAGGAGCAGGGCGTCAGCTACGAGGTCTACGTGCGTGACTCGGTGTGGCCGTCGGCCGCGCTCAAGAAGCTAACCCGCGACAAGGTGCAGGTCACTCAGGAAGACATGGAAAAGGGCTTCGAGGCCAACTTCGGCGAACGGGTCCGCGTCCGGGCGATCGTGCTCGGCGAGATGCGTCGCGCCCAGGAGGTCTGGGAGAAGGCCCGCGGCAACGCGTCGATGGACTTCTTCGGCGACCTCGCCGAGGAGTACTCGATCGAGCCGACCAGCCGCGCCCTGCGGGGCGAGGTGCCGCCGCTGCGGAAGTTCGGCGGGCAGCCCCAGCTGGAGCAGGTCGCGTTTGAGCTGGCCGAGGGCGAGCTGTCGGGCATCGTGCAGGTGGGCGACAAGTTCGTGATCCTCAAGTCGGAGGGACGCACCGAGCCGGTGGAGGTCACCCCCGACGAAGTCAAGGACACGCTGTACCCGGACTTGTACGAGAAGAAGCTGCGGATCGCCATGGCCGAGCGCTACGAAGAGATCCGCAAGTCGGCCCGGATCGACAACTACCTAGCCGGCACCAGCCAGGCGCCACCGGCGCAGCGGTCCGCAGAGGCCCGGCGCGACACGAATGTCCGCCAGACCGGCGCCGTGCGGTAG
- the frr gene encoding ribosome recycling factor yields MSVEETLLDAEERMEKAVGRLKGDLAGIRTGRANPGMVDSLKVEVYGSPTPVKQIASVSAPEPQQLVIRPFDPGTIKDIEKGIIASDLGLAPQSDGKVIRLNIPALSGEVRKKMVARTKDLAEESKVSIRNVRRDANKALDQLEKDKELSEDECKTYKDDVQELTNKYEGQVTELAKTKEAEVLDE; encoded by the coding sequence ATGAGCGTAGAAGAAACCCTCCTGGACGCTGAAGAACGTATGGAGAAGGCCGTCGGCCGCCTCAAGGGCGACCTGGCAGGCATCCGTACCGGCCGCGCGAACCCCGGCATGGTCGACTCGCTCAAAGTCGAGGTCTACGGCTCGCCCACGCCGGTCAAGCAGATCGCCAGCGTCAGCGCGCCCGAGCCGCAGCAGCTAGTGATCCGGCCGTTCGACCCCGGCACGATCAAGGACATCGAGAAGGGCATCATCGCCAGCGACCTGGGCCTCGCCCCGCAGTCCGACGGCAAGGTGATCCGCCTGAACATCCCCGCGCTCTCGGGCGAGGTCCGCAAGAAGATGGTCGCTCGCACCAAGGACCTGGCCGAGGAGTCGAAGGTCAGCATCCGCAACGTCCGCCGCGACGCCAACAAGGCGCTCGACCAGCTCGAGAAGGACAAGGAGCTCAGCGAGGACGAGTGCAAGACCTACAAGGACGACGTCCAGGAGCTGACCAACAAATACGAGGGGCAGGTCACCGAGCTCGCCAAGACCAAGGAAGCCGAAGTGCTGGACGAATGA
- the pyrH gene encoding UMP kinase, which yields MSSPYNRVLLKLSGESFAPAGQRGISMEEVVDIASQTIKAQKLGVQIGIVIGGGNILRGAQFTAGARSIQEATGHYMGMLATVINGLALQDALESLGAETRLMSAIKMDGVAEPYIRRRAKRHMEKGRIVIFAAGTGAPFVTTDTAAAQKALELECNILMKATRVDGVYSDDPETNPHAVLYNHLTFGQVREKNLRVMDSTAIAHCMEHDLPILVFNYRTDGNIERAVRGETLGTRVDSTPMTPA from the coding sequence ATGTCCTCGCCTTACAATCGCGTCCTGCTGAAACTCTCCGGCGAGTCCTTCGCCCCCGCCGGCCAGCGTGGCATCAGCATGGAGGAGGTGGTCGACATCGCTTCGCAGACGATCAAGGCGCAGAAGCTGGGCGTGCAGATCGGCATCGTCATCGGCGGCGGCAACATCCTCCGCGGCGCGCAGTTCACCGCCGGGGCGCGCAGCATCCAGGAGGCCACGGGCCACTACATGGGCATGCTGGCCACGGTGATCAACGGGCTGGCGCTGCAGGACGCGCTCGAGTCGCTCGGCGCCGAGACCCGCCTGATGAGCGCCATCAAGATGGACGGCGTCGCCGAGCCGTACATCCGCCGCCGCGCCAAGCGGCACATGGAGAAGGGCCGCATCGTGATCTTCGCCGCCGGCACCGGCGCGCCGTTTGTCACGACCGACACCGCCGCCGCCCAGAAGGCGCTCGAGCTCGAGTGCAACATCCTCATGAAGGCGACCCGCGTCGACGGCGTCTACAGCGACGACCCCGAGACCAACCCCCACGCGGTGCTGTACAACCACCTCACCTTTGGCCAGGTGCGCGAGAAGAACCTCCGCGTGATGGACTCGACCGCCATCGCCCACTGCATGGAACACGACCTGCCGATCCTGGTGTTCAACTACCGGACCGACGGCAACATCGAGCGGGCCGTCCGCGGCGAGACCCTCGGCACCCGCGTCGACAGCACGCCGATGACCCCCGCCTAG
- the tsf gene encoding translation elongation factor Ts — protein MAEITAALVKELREQTQLPMMKCKKALVESGGDMEAAKKALREEGAKFIDGRGDRTTEEGRIALYTSDTAGAIIELQVESAPVAGNDEVVQLAKDLAEQLATGPGAATPEELWEQPCPSKSGQTLKEVRDEIVNKIREVFRVPRIHRVDGACGGYVHHDGKTGVLLEAEGGDEALAKNIGMQIVAMKPAAATKAEMDPAMVKAEEDIQKERARAEGKPEEIIEKMIVGRMKNFYAEHVLEEQPYIHDDKQTVGAVAKAGGMKIKGFTLWKVGETPTNA, from the coding sequence ATGGCAGAGATCACTGCCGCATTGGTTAAGGAGCTGCGGGAACAGACCCAGCTCCCGATGATGAAGTGCAAGAAGGCGCTGGTCGAATCCGGCGGCGACATGGAGGCCGCCAAGAAGGCGCTCCGTGAGGAGGGCGCCAAGTTCATCGACGGCCGCGGCGACCGCACCACCGAGGAGGGCCGCATCGCGCTGTACACCTCGGACACGGCGGGCGCGATCATCGAGCTGCAGGTCGAGTCGGCCCCTGTGGCCGGCAACGACGAGGTGGTGCAGCTGGCCAAGGACCTGGCCGAGCAGCTCGCCACCGGCCCCGGCGCCGCGACCCCCGAGGAGCTGTGGGAGCAGCCCTGCCCCAGCAAGTCGGGCCAGACCCTCAAGGAAGTGCGCGACGAGATCGTCAACAAGATCCGCGAGGTGTTCCGGGTGCCCCGCATCCACCGCGTCGACGGCGCGTGCGGCGGCTACGTCCACCACGACGGCAAGACCGGCGTGCTGCTCGAGGCCGAAGGGGGCGACGAGGCCCTGGCCAAGAACATCGGCATGCAGATCGTCGCGATGAAGCCGGCCGCGGCCACCAAGGCCGAGATGGACCCCGCGATGGTCAAGGCCGAGGAGGACATCCAGAAGGAGCGGGCCCGCGCCGAGGGCAAGCCCGAGGAGATCATCGAGAAGATGATTGTCGGCCGGATGAAGAACTTCTACGCCGAGCACGTGCTGGAAGAGCAGCCCTACATCCACGACGACAAGCAGACCGTCGGGGCCGTGGCCAAGGCGGGCGGCATGAAGATCAAGGGCTTCACGCTCTGGAAGGTCGGCGAGACGCCCACCAACGCCTAG
- the rpsB gene encoding 30S ribosomal protein S2, whose product MSTLVKELVEAGVHFGHRSSRWNPKMRPYIYARKNTIHIIDVRETIRGLLRAKKYLSDVAARGSLILWVGTKRQAAESVEREASRCGMPFVAERWLGGTLTNFRTIRDRLSRLEELEGIRQSDALNSYSKKAQASLNREYKKMYRNLNGMRTMNRLPECMVVIDPKKEKNAVKEARKLGIAVVALIDTDCDPDTVDLPIPGNDDSMRSIEMITKILADAIASGKVQQATQQQAASEGSDKPAAAESQNGAPAEAVAAGESTEG is encoded by the coding sequence TTGTCGACCCTCGTCAAAGAGCTAGTTGAGGCAGGCGTCCACTTCGGTCACCGTTCGAGCCGGTGGAACCCGAAGATGCGGCCGTACATTTACGCCCGCAAGAACACGATTCACATCATCGACGTCCGCGAGACGATCCGCGGCCTGCTGCGTGCCAAGAAGTACTTGTCGGACGTCGCGGCGCGTGGCAGCCTGATCTTGTGGGTCGGCACCAAGCGTCAGGCGGCCGAGAGCGTCGAGCGCGAGGCCAGCCGCTGTGGCATGCCGTTTGTCGCGGAGCGTTGGCTCGGCGGCACGCTGACCAACTTCCGCACGATCCGCGACCGGCTGTCGCGTCTGGAAGAGCTCGAGGGCATCCGCCAGTCGGACGCGCTCAACTCGTACTCGAAGAAGGCCCAGGCGTCGCTGAACCGCGAGTACAAGAAGATGTACCGCAACCTCAACGGCATGCGGACCATGAACCGCCTGCCGGAGTGCATGGTGGTGATCGACCCGAAGAAGGAAAAGAACGCGGTCAAAGAAGCCCGCAAGCTGGGCATCGCCGTGGTGGCGTTGATCGACACCGACTGCGACCCCGACACGGTCGACCTGCCGATCCCGGGCAACGACGACTCGATGCGTTCGATCGAGATGATCACGAAGATCCTGGCCGACGCGATCGCGTCGGGCAAGGTCCAGCAGGCCACGCAGCAGCAGGCGGCGTCCGAGGGTTCGGACAAGCCGGCGGCCGCTGAGTCCCAGAATGGGGCCCCGGCCGAAGCAGTCGCCGCGGGCGAGTCCACCGAGGGCTAA
- a CDS encoding adenylate kinase: MPSPPTQPRRIAVVGSTCSGKSTLARQLAAVIGGQRIELDALHWLPDWQEQPTDEFRESVRQQVAADCWVSDGNYSKARDLVWGRATDVVWLDHSFPTVAARALCRTTRRVITREPLYADNRETFAKSFLSTDSILVWLARTFRQNRRQYAALMDSDEWPAVTFTRLHKQAEVHAFVSELKSIV; encoded by the coding sequence ATGCCCTCGCCGCCGACGCAACCACGCCGCATCGCGGTCGTCGGCTCGACTTGCAGCGGCAAGAGCACGCTCGCGCGGCAGTTGGCCGCGGTCATTGGCGGTCAGCGCATCGAGCTCGACGCCCTGCACTGGCTGCCCGACTGGCAGGAGCAACCGACCGACGAGTTCCGCGAGTCGGTCCGCCAGCAAGTCGCCGCCGACTGCTGGGTCTCTGACGGCAACTACAGCAAGGCCCGCGACCTGGTGTGGGGCCGCGCGACCGACGTCGTGTGGCTCGACCACTCGTTCCCGACCGTGGCCGCCCGGGCGCTCTGCCGGACCACGCGGCGGGTGATTACCCGCGAGCCGCTCTACGCCGACAACCGCGAGACCTTCGCCAAGTCGTTCCTGTCGACCGACTCGATCCTGGTCTGGCTAGCGAGAACGTTCCGCCAGAACCGCCGGCAGTACGCCGCGCTGATGGACTCCGACGAGTGGCCCGCGGTGACCTTCACCCGACTGCACAAGCAGGCCGAGGTACACGCGTTCGTCAGTGAATTAAAATCAATCGTGTAG
- a CDS encoding DUF4166 domain-containing protein yields MTDQCDSIVQRSMGSEFARLHSRIQEQYGITSVSQSAFIGRGVMEEVWHGRWYTVPFLFLGATRRILFPETGRGIPFEIRNYAYLDDLGRETVTWKRVFEFPRRTRDFDEYFVYSERQGGPVLYAGTHQHLSVDLVFEAATDGSLVVTTTRQQVHVGPFSIPFPRFFSGDAWVRESFDEERQCFLVDVAISNRFWGRILGYRGWFRLERVSCSLEDIPDGVHPIRVVGRH; encoded by the coding sequence GTGACCGATCAGTGCGATTCCATCGTGCAACGATCGATGGGCAGCGAGTTCGCCCGGCTGCACTCGCGGATTCAGGAGCAATACGGGATCACTAGCGTTTCCCAATCCGCGTTCATCGGGCGTGGAGTCATGGAGGAGGTGTGGCACGGGCGGTGGTATACCGTGCCGTTCCTTTTCCTTGGCGCCACGCGGCGCATTCTGTTCCCAGAGACCGGCAGAGGGATTCCGTTTGAGATCCGCAACTATGCGTATCTCGACGACCTCGGACGCGAGACCGTCACCTGGAAACGCGTGTTTGAGTTCCCCCGCCGCACGCGTGATTTCGATGAGTATTTCGTCTACAGCGAGCGGCAAGGCGGTCCCGTACTCTACGCCGGCACCCACCAGCACCTCTCGGTTGATCTCGTATTCGAGGCGGCTACCGATGGCTCGCTGGTCGTGACGACAACACGGCAGCAAGTCCACGTGGGTCCGTTCAGCATCCCCTTCCCTAGGTTCTTTTCGGGGGATGCCTGGGTCCGTGAATCGTTTGACGAAGAGCGACAATGCTTCTTGGTCGATGTCGCGATTTCCAATCGTTTTTGGGGTCGTATCCTGGGGTACAGAGGCTGGTTTCGACTCGAGCGTGTGAGTTGCAGTCTAGAAGACATTCCTGACGGCGTTCATCCGATCCGAGTTGTAGGACGCCACTAG